The genomic region CTGAAAATCGCTCCACCGTTCCTACCACCGCCATCGTGTCCAGCCGCCGTTTGGCGCGCTCCAAAATCTCCTCCATAGTCTGCCCCTTCTGCGCGTCACGGAGCAGGAACCCATAGTCTTTCTCGCTTGGCTTACCCAGGAAGGGATTGAGATCGACATCCACGCCCAGGCTTCGGGTTTGAAAATTGCCCATGACGGAGGTGGTGTGCGGTTTCGTCCAACCATCACGGAATTTACGGCGCATCCACCGGGGAGCGATCCACCAGACGCCGCGAAGTTTGCGCTCCCAGTCTCGCTCCGCATGCAGAAGATGGGAGATCGAGCGTTCACAGGGATCGCGCAGCAGGGTGATTGTCGCGATATTGCGATCCAGCAAGCTATAGAACGATGTCCCAAAATGCCCTGTATAGCAGCGGTATTGCTGTATCCGATCCCGATCCATCCGCACGATATGATTCCACTGATGAACGTGAAGCCGCTCCTGCACGGGATACGCGTCGCGGATCATGGCCGCCAGGGAAGACCCGGCCGTTTTCGGGATATGCAGGAAGTAGATGTCAGGCGGGCTGGGCGTCATAGCGGATGCCGTTATTCCTTAACTGTTGTGTGTGAGCCGCCGCCATCGATGAATGATACGCGATAGCACTCTCCATCGCAGGATATGCGCCACATGCGAGATCATGAGCCAGCCAGGGGCGGGGAACAGCAATAACTGCGCGGCGAGGAGCACCCATGCCCCCTGTTCTACGCGCGCGTATTCGAGCAGATAGGCGACCGGAAAGAAAAATTGATAGTATTCCAGCATCGCGAACCGGAAGTTCACGGCTGGAGCCACAATGGTGACGTTTGCGGCGAGGTATCGGGTGCGCAGCCACTCTAACGCGACATAGAACGCGAGCAGTATCCACGCGATGGAGGATCCGCTGAGGACCAGGATGACTCCGAAGGCGCAAAGTTCGATCGGAAATACGATCCGCTCGCCCAAACGGCGCAGGAAGACGGGGTCGCGCCGTGCGCCCAAAGTCGCCGTTCCCGTAACGCGGTCGTTCCGCGCGTCATCGAGCTGATGCCAGAGGGTGCTCCGCAGGCCGAAGGCGATGGCCCAAACCGACATTCCGCCGATCCACACGGCGGGCGCGGGACCTCCCTTGGGAGCGATCAGTACGATGGTAAGCAGCGCGAACAAAAGATGCTCGCCCACCGCGAGGCACAGCGCCCCCCAGACGCCCCGCTCCTTCAGGCGGACCGGAGGGAGGGAGTACGCGGTGAATAGGAGCCACATCGATAAGTAGAGGAGGAGCGCCGCCAGATTGTGACGCAGCAGAAACGCCGTCGCCGTCATGCTCGCCAGGACCGCCGCTAGCGTCGCCCGCTGACCGGCCGGCGACAGCCGCATCATCCCGGTCGTTTTTCCGGCCAGACGATCCTCGCGCTGATCCAGCAGATCGTTGAAGATGCTGGCGAAGATGGCGCAAGTGATCCCGGCCGCCATCAGAAGCAGCAGGGGGCTCCAGAGATTGTGCGCTGGAATATGCAGGCGCCATGCGAGCGCGTAGGCGACGCCCAGCGGGAATGTCAATTTGGAGTCCCACCAATCGCGCGCGCGAATCAAGGCAAGAAAATCCCGGCCGGACTGCATGGCGTTATCCCACTGTTTCATTGCGGCTCAATTCCTGCGCTTCGGTTTCGCGCTCCTCCAAGGACGTGTCGCCGATATGATTTACCATTTGAGCCCAGTTTGC from Capsulimonas corticalis harbors:
- a CDS encoding sulfotransferase family 2 domain-containing protein, with protein sequence MTPSPPDIYFLHIPKTAGSSLAAMIRDAYPVQERLHVHQWNHIVRMDRDRIQQYRCYTGHFGTSFYSLLDRNIATITLLRDPCERSISHLLHAERDWERKLRGVWWIAPRWMRRKFRDGWTKPHTTSVMGNFQTRSLGVDVDLNPFLGKPSEKDYGFLLRDAQKGQTMEEILERAKRRLDTMAVVGTVERFSESLDLICDFLNIPAPETPPVENVAPGRSIQNRYRASGEFPPEYIAAIDAANEYDRQLYEYANQLMDRQWEKRRVSSKASV
- a CDS encoding UbiA family prenyltransferase — protein: MKQWDNAMQSGRDFLALIRARDWWDSKLTFPLGVAYALAWRLHIPAHNLWSPLLLLMAAGITCAIFASIFNDLLDQREDRLAGKTTGMMRLSPAGQRATLAAVLASMTATAFLLRHNLAALLLYLSMWLLFTAYSLPPVRLKERGVWGALCLAVGEHLLFALLTIVLIAPKGGPAPAVWIGGMSVWAIAFGLRSTLWHQLDDARNDRVTGTATLGARRDPVFLRRLGERIVFPIELCAFGVILVLSGSSIAWILLAFYVALEWLRTRYLAANVTIVAPAVNFRFAMLEYYQFFFPVAYLLEYARVEQGAWVLLAAQLLLFPAPGWLMISHVAHILRWRVLSRIIHRWRRLTHNS